One Pleurocapsa sp. PCC 7327 DNA segment encodes these proteins:
- a CDS encoding ammonium transporter, which translates to MMSKHAINRKFPTTKRRQQDWQQSSSSLWLAPSLDSIKTITRFFSPYWLACIPLAAVIFIVWNGAVSAQEAQEPTPADVQVALNTIWVLIAAILVIFMNAGFAMLETGFCRQKNAVNVLSKNLIVFALSTISFWVTGFSLMFANIGNGFIGAGGWFLSSNNPETYGVPGGLPIAVFFLFQVAFAGTAATIVSGAVAERIKFVDFLIFSLLLVGVSYPITGHWVWGGGWLSALGFKDFAGSTVVHAVGGWGALVGAAILGPREGKYRDGRISAIPGHNMSIATLGCLILWIGWFGFNPGSQLAADAAVPYIALTTNLAAAAGGIAATVTSWVKDGKPDLSMIINGILAGLVAITAGCAFVSYWGAFVIGIIAGVIVVYSVAFFDNLRIDDPVGAISVHLVNGTWGTLAVGLLADPNIPIALPENPVTGLFYGGVNQLINQVIGIVAIGLFTAVFSAVVWMILKAVFGLRVSLEEEINGLDIGEHGMEAYSGFVKESDVLVGSRASGISEVDLASRSEGIGK; encoded by the coding sequence ATGATGTCTAAACACGCAATCAATCGAAAATTTCCTACAACAAAAAGAAGACAACAAGATTGGCAACAGTCCTCTAGTTCCCTATGGCTTGCGCCCTCGCTCGATTCTATCAAAACAATAACTCGATTTTTTTCCCCCTACTGGCTAGCTTGTATTCCTCTAGCAGCCGTTATTTTCATCGTATGGAATGGTGCTGTTTCTGCCCAAGAAGCTCAAGAACCTACACCTGCGGACGTTCAGGTAGCCCTAAACACTATCTGGGTTTTAATAGCAGCGATTCTGGTGATTTTTATGAACGCCGGATTTGCCATGCTAGAAACTGGCTTTTGCCGTCAGAAAAATGCCGTCAACGTTCTCTCTAAAAACCTAATTGTTTTTGCGCTGTCCACCATCTCCTTCTGGGTGACTGGGTTTTCCCTAATGTTTGCCAACATAGGCAATGGTTTTATCGGTGCAGGGGGCTGGTTTCTAAGCAGCAATAATCCTGAGACCTATGGAGTTCCAGGTGGTCTTCCCATAGCCGTTTTCTTCCTCTTCCAAGTTGCTTTTGCCGGAACTGCGGCAACGATTGTTTCCGGTGCGGTAGCTGAGAGAATTAAGTTCGTCGATTTCTTAATTTTTAGCTTGCTACTGGTCGGAGTTTCTTATCCGATTACCGGACACTGGGTTTGGGGCGGTGGCTGGCTATCAGCATTAGGATTTAAGGACTTTGCTGGCTCGACTGTGGTACACGCCGTCGGCGGATGGGGAGCTTTGGTCGGTGCAGCTATTCTCGGACCGAGAGAAGGAAAATATAGAGATGGTCGTATCAGCGCTATTCCAGGTCACAACATGAGTATCGCGACGCTGGGATGTTTGATTCTCTGGATTGGCTGGTTTGGATTCAACCCAGGATCTCAATTAGCGGCCGATGCAGCAGTGCCCTATATTGCACTGACAACCAACCTAGCAGCCGCAGCAGGCGGGATTGCAGCTACCGTAACTTCTTGGGTCAAAGACGGCAAGCCAGATCTTTCTATGATTATCAACGGGATTCTGGCTGGCTTGGTAGCGATTACTGCTGGCTGTGCTTTTGTTTCCTATTGGGGCGCTTTCGTCATTGGAATTATCGCCGGCGTAATCGTAGTTTATTCAGTTGCTTTCTTCGATAACCTCAGAATTGACGATCCTGTCGGCGCTATCTCGGTTCACTTGGTTAACGGTACGTGGGGAACGCTGGCTGTAGGATTGCTTGCCGACCCCAACATCCCAATAGCACTACCAGAAAATCCTGTAACGGGATTGTTTTATGGCGGAGTCAATCAACTGATTAATCAGGTCATTGGTATTGTGGCAATTGGACTGTTTACGGCTGTCTTTAGTGCTGTAGTTTGGATGATTCTGAAAGCCGTATTCGGCTTGCGCGTCAGCCTTGAAGAAGAAATCAATGGCTTGGATATTGGCGAACACGGGATGGAGGCTTATAGTGGTTTTGTC
- the ribD gene encoding bifunctional diaminohydroxyphosphoribosylaminopyrimidine deaminase/5-amino-6-(5-phosphoribosylamino)uracil reductase RibD: protein MSYQSNFQSPAIGNSFDRQMMRQCLQLARKAIGKTSPNPMVGAIIVRDGKIVGKGFHPKAGQPHAEVFALREAKELAKGATIYVNLEPCNHHGRTPPCTEALIAAGVAKVVVGMVDPDPRVAGGGIERLKRAGIEVIAGVEEEACRQLNEAFVHRTLYKRPFGILKYAMTLDGKIAATTGHSAWVTGKESRHLVYQVRSACDAVIVGGNTVRQDNPHLTTHQVASHNPLRVVMSRRLNLPEQANLWNTDEAATLIFTEVGSNPELQKQLLTKGVEIVEMELLSPLSVAKHLYDRGLSSVLWECGGTLAAEAIAQQTIQKIMAFIAPKIIGGQTAPSPVGDLGLERMTEALQLERVTMRAIASDFLIEGYLSSSNFKV, encoded by the coding sequence ATGAGCTATCAATCAAACTTTCAGTCGCCCGCTATTGGAAACTCCTTCGATCGCCAGATGATGCGGCAATGTCTGCAACTTGCCCGTAAAGCCATCGGGAAAACATCTCCCAATCCTATGGTCGGTGCGATAATCGTCCGAGATGGCAAAATTGTCGGCAAAGGATTTCACCCTAAAGCCGGTCAACCTCACGCGGAAGTGTTTGCCCTACGAGAAGCAAAAGAACTTGCCAAAGGCGCGACGATTTACGTCAACTTAGAACCGTGCAATCACCACGGACGCACCCCTCCCTGTACCGAAGCGCTGATAGCGGCTGGCGTAGCAAAAGTCGTTGTCGGTATGGTCGATCCCGATCCCCGCGTTGCTGGCGGCGGCATCGAACGGCTTAAGCGTGCGGGAATTGAGGTCATCGCAGGAGTCGAAGAGGAAGCCTGTCGCCAATTAAACGAAGCATTTGTGCATCGAACGCTCTACAAAAGACCATTTGGAATCTTGAAATACGCCATGACCCTGGATGGCAAAATTGCAGCAACGACGGGACACAGTGCTTGGGTGACAGGCAAAGAATCTCGCCATTTGGTGTATCAAGTGCGCTCCGCGTGCGATGCAGTGATTGTCGGGGGCAATACAGTCCGCCAAGATAATCCTCATCTGACGACTCATCAAGTCGCTTCTCACAATCCCTTGCGGGTGGTCATGAGCCGTCGTCTTAATTTACCCGAACAAGCCAATCTCTGGAATACTGACGAGGCTGCTACCCTAATCTTTACAGAGGTGGGAAGTAACCCAGAACTGCAAAAACAGTTATTAACCAAGGGAGTTGAGATAGTGGAGATGGAGTTGCTATCGCCTTTATCAGTCGCGAAGCATCTCTACGATCGCGGCCTATCGAGCGTTCTTTGGGAGTGCGGCGGGACTCTAGCAGCCGAAGCGATCGCTCAACAGACCATTCAGAAAATCATGGCATTTATTGCCCCCAAAATTATCGGCGGTCAGACAGCCCCTTCTCCAGTAGGAGATTTGGGACTAGAACGGATGACTGAGGCGCTGCAATTGGAGAGAGTGACCATGAGGGCCATCGCATCTGACTTTCTCATTGAAGGATATTTATCAAGTTCAAATTTCAAAGTTTAA
- a CDS encoding NAD(P)H-quinone oxidoreductase subunit N yields MALITTGKAFIRDLEKSGALGVYVPLEGGFEGRYQRRLRAAGYVTLSITARGLGDVGTYLTGVHGVRPPHLGKKTIGREAAVGLIYYVPPIASYQLETLPPKSKGLVLWIIEGHILSRAEVEYLANLPKQDPRLKIVLERGGDRAFSWKPLLETVAAA; encoded by the coding sequence ATGGCACTTATTACCACGGGCAAAGCATTTATCCGCGATTTAGAAAAGTCAGGCGCATTGGGGGTTTACGTTCCACTAGAAGGAGGATTTGAAGGACGCTATCAACGGCGACTGCGGGCTGCAGGCTACGTAACGCTATCTATAACGGCTAGAGGACTGGGAGATGTAGGAACCTATTTAACGGGCGTACATGGCGTTCGTCCGCCTCACCTGGGCAAAAAAACTATCGGTAGAGAAGCCGCCGTCGGTCTGATTTACTACGTTCCGCCGATTGCCAGCTACCAACTTGAAACCCTACCGCCCAAGTCTAAGGGCTTAGTTTTGTGGATTATTGAAGGGCATATTTTATCCCGTGCCGAAGTAGAATATTTAGCCAACCTGCCCAAACAAGACCCCCGCCTTAAGATAGTACTAGAAAGAGGCGGCGATCGCGCTTTCAGTTGGAAGCCTCTTCTAGAAACCGTAGCAGCGGCTTAA
- a CDS encoding IctB family putative bicarbonate transporter produces the protein MNSVWQRLTLSDLPISQWRVASYFYRLVGVLGQWRKGSWLLQWADSLGAVLVSLVLVLAPFVSNPLIGVLLVAAGAYWVLLTLSENGKPGITPIHLLVLLYWGIAAVAVAFSPVKAQAFSGWLKLTLYLLMFALSARVLRSPRLTSWITTIFLLVALVVSIYGVRQQFFGAEQLATWNDPTAPFADDPRVYSYLGNPNLLASYLLPAIALSAAAIFAWQGWLPKALAATMFIVNSACLYFTDSRGGWIGMVFLIAAFLLLLYVWFRNRFSPFWRIWLLPIVFGTLAALLFVAFLFVEPLRFRVLSIFAGRQDSSNNVRLNVWLAAIDMIRDRPIIGIGPGNEAFNRIYPLYMRTRYSALSAYSVFLDTAVETGLIGLSCLFWLIAVTVDRGVSQIRRLRAKGDPQGFWLIGAIAGMVGILAHGAVDTVFHRPEVNTLWWLMVAIIAGKLAAETEDGAGEVKEVEEEYEGIKG, from the coding sequence ATGAATTCTGTTTGGCAACGACTGACACTTTCGGATTTACCCATCTCCCAATGGAGAGTAGCAAGCTATTTCTATCGTCTAGTGGGTGTCTTGGGGCAATGGCGCAAGGGTAGCTGGCTGCTACAATGGGCAGATTCCCTTGGTGCCGTGTTAGTCAGTCTCGTATTAGTTTTGGCTCCCTTCGTCTCCAATCCTCTAATTGGAGTTCTGCTAGTTGCGGCTGGCGCATATTGGGTGCTGTTAACGCTCTCGGAAAATGGCAAACCAGGAATTACGCCAATTCATTTGTTAGTGTTGCTGTATTGGGGAATTGCAGCAGTAGCGGTCGCTTTCTCTCCTGTCAAGGCTCAGGCTTTTTCGGGTTGGCTCAAGCTGACGCTATATTTGCTGATGTTTGCACTCTCAGCTAGAGTGTTGCGATCGCCGCGACTAACCTCTTGGATTACGACTATTTTTCTCCTCGTCGCCCTAGTAGTTAGTATCTACGGAGTTCGGCAGCAATTTTTTGGAGCAGAACAGTTGGCAACCTGGAACGATCCAACTGCTCCGTTTGCTGACGATCCGAGAGTTTATAGCTATCTCGGCAATCCTAACCTGCTCGCTAGCTATCTCCTACCCGCGATCGCTTTGAGCGCAGCAGCTATCTTTGCTTGGCAAGGATGGTTGCCAAAAGCCCTAGCTGCAACGATGTTTATTGTCAATTCTGCCTGTTTGTATTTCACTGACAGTCGCGGCGGCTGGATTGGCATGGTGTTTCTGATCGCGGCATTTTTGCTGCTGCTATACGTTTGGTTTAGAAACCGCTTTTCTCCATTCTGGCGAATATGGTTGCTGCCAATAGTGTTTGGCACTTTAGCAGCATTGCTGTTCGTAGCCTTCCTATTTGTAGAACCATTGCGTTTTAGGGTTTTGAGTATTTTTGCCGGGCGACAGGACAGCAGTAACAATGTTCGTCTCAATGTTTGGCTAGCTGCTATCGATATGATCCGCGATCGCCCCATTATCGGCATCGGACCTGGTAACGAGGCATTTAATAGAATTTATCCCTTGTATATGCGGACTCGCTACAGCGCTTTGAGTGCTTATTCCGTTTTTCTCGATACAGCCGTAGAAACTGGGTTAATCGGGTTGAGCTGTCTGTTTTGGTTAATTGCGGTGACGGTCGATCGCGGAGTTTCTCAAATTCGACGTTTGCGAGCCAAAGGCGATCCTCAAGGATTTTGGCTAATAGGCGCGATCGCGGGCATGGTAGGCATCCTGGCTCATGGGGCTGTCGATACCGTTTTTCATCGCCCTGAAGTTAATACGCTTTGGTGGTTGATGGTAGCAATTATTGCTGGCAAATTGGCAGCAGAAACAGAAGATGGCGCGGGAGAAGTCAAGGAAGTAGAAGAAGAATATGAGGGAATAAAGGGATAA
- a CDS encoding GAF domain-containing sensor histidine kinase — protein sequence MKHSTNRLFCRLDGLTPEVREQQRVATLKSLGLLEAGAVPVFDEAIQTAARFLEVPICVLSLMVSDRIWFKSAVGLSSLGLMNELASTRTLPKEEAFCTYVADSQQNLVANDILSEPVLANSILAQHYGIRAYLGTPLITAEGQCIGALAVMDLVPRQFSTRDIEFLALSARWCLREFEREHLLKRQPSQAQVKQWLSLERQSEAARLEVANDSKKETVNAASILTSTHAIKLKLLGQLTEALRTPLTSVIGMASVLIDEVFGALTNKQKEYLQIIHNSGQQINTLVNEILKLGVVEENAAQLKVAPVNVEMLCQQVINSLTEVAKQKRQELRLSIEPGRRIWSLDKDKVQQALYFLVASIIESSEAGSEVRIHFSRRSETLNIAVWVSHPWLGDGLPQVKLPALPGVNGVSAADETFSAIAQSSKIDCQLSDRVSIAHLEESALKQVKESVQNGDNDNPQKFLGLILGCHLVESHGGKIAIQGSPESGYRYILMLPKISTQENELDNS from the coding sequence ATGAAGCATTCAACAAATAGGCTCTTTTGCCGTTTAGATGGTCTGACCCCAGAAGTGCGCGAACAACAACGGGTCGCGACCTTGAAAAGTTTAGGCTTACTGGAAGCAGGAGCGGTTCCAGTTTTCGATGAAGCGATTCAAACTGCTGCTCGCTTTCTCGAAGTGCCAATTTGTGTTCTCAGCTTAATGGTAAGCGATCGCATCTGGTTCAAGTCAGCCGTTGGCTTATCGAGTCTCGGATTGATGAATGAGTTAGCATCCACTCGAACGCTCCCGAAAGAGGAAGCTTTCTGCACTTATGTCGCCGATAGTCAGCAAAATTTGGTCGCCAACGATATTCTGAGCGAGCCAGTGCTTGCCAACAGCATTCTGGCGCAACATTACGGGATTCGAGCCTATTTGGGGACTCCCCTGATTACTGCGGAAGGACAATGTATCGGCGCGCTCGCCGTCATGGATTTAGTGCCGCGACAGTTCTCGACCAGAGACATAGAATTTTTGGCGCTGAGCGCTCGCTGGTGCTTGAGAGAATTTGAACGCGAGCATCTGCTTAAAAGACAGCCCTCTCAAGCTCAAGTTAAGCAATGGCTATCTCTGGAGCGACAGTCAGAAGCCGCACGCTTGGAAGTGGCGAACGACTCGAAAAAAGAAACCGTTAATGCTGCTAGCATCCTCACATCTACCCATGCCATTAAGCTCAAATTGCTCGGTCAACTCACTGAGGCACTCCGAACCCCGCTTACTTCCGTGATTGGGATGGCAAGCGTTTTGATTGACGAAGTTTTCGGTGCTTTGACCAATAAGCAAAAAGAATACCTGCAAATCATCCACAATAGCGGGCAGCAGATCAACACGTTGGTCAATGAGATTCTCAAACTAGGAGTCGTCGAAGAGAACGCCGCGCAACTCAAGGTAGCTCCCGTCAATGTAGAAATGCTTTGCCAGCAGGTCATCAACAGCTTAACCGAAGTCGCCAAACAAAAACGTCAAGAACTTCGCTTGTCGATCGAACCGGGAAGACGTATTTGGTCTTTAGATAAAGATAAGGTTCAGCAAGCTCTCTACTTTCTGGTCGCTAGCATCATTGAATCTTCCGAAGCCGGAAGCGAAGTTCGGATTCACTTCTCCCGCAGAAGCGAAACTCTTAATATCGCGGTTTGGGTTTCTCATCCGTGGTTGGGCGATGGCTTACCGCAGGTAAAACTGCCCGCTTTACCCGGTGTTAATGGCGTTTCTGCGGCAGATGAAACTTTCTCGGCGATCGCACAGTCTTCTAAGATTGATTGTCAACTGAGCGATCGCGTTTCAATCGCGCATCTGGAGGAATCCGCTCTCAAGCAAGTCAAGGAAAGCGTACAAAATGGCGATAATGATAATCCCCAAAAATTCTTGGGATTGATTCTCGGCTGTCATCTAGTCGAAAGCCATGGGGGTAAAATCGCCATCCAAGGTTCGCCTGAATCGGGTTATCGCTATATATTGATGTTGCCGAAAATTTCGACACAGGAAAATGAGTTAGATAATTCCTAG
- a CDS encoding GUN4 domain-containing protein: MSDQHNFSAQSTIDDLDRLASQLQSESEKNQLQIVSQLINGGDRGLTVLMEFLQSRQSNPLDLAVGKAYQILYRINTPKTQEFLQTYFPEGLVPLKSDRDIDYRLLQHLLAQQDFQAADSLTRQKLCELAGEAAIKRKWTYFTEVEQFPAPDLYTLNSLWWVYSEGKFGFSVQRRIWLSVGKDFSKLWPRIGWKKDNNWTQYPNEFIWDLNAPPGHLPLLNQLRGVRATASLFSHPVWLQWNK, from the coding sequence ATGAGCGACCAGCACAATTTCTCAGCTCAAAGCACCATCGACGATCTCGACCGATTAGCCAGCCAGCTTCAGTCAGAATCAGAGAAAAATCAACTCCAAATCGTTTCCCAACTCATCAATGGGGGCGATCGCGGTTTAACAGTCTTGATGGAGTTTTTACAATCCCGTCAGTCCAATCCCCTCGATCTGGCTGTGGGTAAAGCTTATCAAATTCTTTATCGAATTAATACCCCAAAAACTCAGGAATTTTTACAAACCTATTTTCCTGAAGGGCTAGTTCCCCTAAAATCCGATCGCGACATCGATTATCGACTGCTGCAACATTTACTCGCTCAGCAGGATTTTCAAGCCGCTGACAGCCTCACTCGACAAAAACTCTGCGAATTAGCAGGTGAAGCAGCCATCAAAAGAAAATGGACCTACTTTACCGAAGTCGAACAATTTCCCGCGCCAGATTTATATACGCTCAATTCCCTGTGGTGGGTTTACTCGGAAGGAAAATTTGGTTTTTCGGTACAGCGTCGGATTTGGTTGTCTGTCGGTAAAGATTTCTCAAAACTATGGCCAAGAATCGGCTGGAAAAAAGATAACAACTGGACTCAGTATCCCAACGAATTCATTTGGGATCTCAACGCGCCCCCAGGACACCTCCCCTTGCTAAATCAATTGCGTGGGGTACGAGCTACAGCATCGCTATTTTCTCATCCAGTTTGGTTGCAATGGAATAAGTAA
- a CDS encoding NADP-dependent isocitrate dehydrogenase: protein MYEKIAPPTTGSRITFADGKPIVPDDPIIPFIRGDGIGVDIWPAAQKVIDAAVKVAYDDKRKINWFKIYVGDEACEKYGTYQYLPEDSLTAIREYGIAIKGPLTTPIGGGIRSLNVALRQIFDLYACVRPCRYYTGTPSPHLHPEKLDVIIYRENTEDIYLGIEWQQGSEIADKLIHYLNTELIPATPEHGKKRIPMDSGIGIKPISKTGSQRLVRRAIEHALRLPKHKQMVTLVHKGNIMKYTEGAFRDWGYELATTEFREVCVTERESWILSNKERNPDLSIEENARAIDPGLDAMTTEKRAEIIEEVKTVLDSIWDTHGNRQWKDKIMVNDRIADSIFQQIQTRPDEYSILATMNLNGDYLSDAAAAIVGGLGMGPGANIGDNCAIFEATHGTAPKHAGLDRINPGSLILSGAMMLEYMGWQEAADLIKKGIGGAIANRQVTYDLARLMIPAVDPPLKCSEFAQAIIDHFND, encoded by the coding sequence ATGTACGAAAAGATTGCCCCTCCCACGACTGGTTCTCGCATTACCTTTGCCGACGGCAAACCCATCGTTCCCGACGATCCCATCATTCCTTTCATTCGCGGCGACGGAATTGGGGTTGATATCTGGCCCGCTGCTCAGAAAGTCATCGATGCAGCGGTGAAAGTAGCTTACGACGACAAGCGCAAAATCAATTGGTTCAAAATTTATGTAGGCGATGAAGCCTGCGAGAAATACGGAACTTATCAATATTTGCCGGAAGATAGTCTCACTGCCATCAGAGAATACGGCATCGCCATCAAAGGTCCCTTGACGACTCCTATTGGCGGGGGCATTCGTTCTCTCAATGTAGCTCTGCGGCAAATTTTCGACCTTTATGCTTGCGTCCGTCCCTGTCGCTACTACACAGGAACGCCTTCTCCTCACTTACATCCAGAAAAACTGGATGTCATTATTTATCGGGAAAATACCGAGGATATCTATTTGGGAATTGAATGGCAACAGGGAAGTGAAATAGCTGATAAACTCATTCACTATCTCAATACAGAACTAATTCCCGCAACTCCAGAACACGGCAAAAAGCGAATTCCCATGGATTCGGGCATTGGCATTAAACCAATCAGTAAAACTGGCTCTCAGCGTTTGGTGCGCCGCGCGATCGAACATGCTTTGCGGCTTCCCAAACACAAACAGATGGTAACCTTGGTACACAAAGGCAACATCATGAAATATACCGAAGGAGCCTTTCGAGATTGGGGTTACGAACTGGCAACTACCGAGTTCAGAGAGGTTTGTGTGACGGAGCGCGAATCGTGGATTTTAAGCAATAAGGAGAGAAATCCCGACCTCTCCATCGAAGAAAATGCGCGCGCGATCGATCCGGGATTGGATGCCATGACCACGGAAAAACGAGCAGAAATTATCGAGGAAGTTAAAACCGTCCTCGATTCTATTTGGGACACTCACGGCAATCGCCAGTGGAAAGACAAGATTATGGTCAACGATCGCATTGCCGATAGCATTTTCCAACAAATCCAAACCCGACCGGACGAATATTCCATCCTCGCGACCATGAACTTAAACGGAGATTACCTCTCCGATGCGGCGGCGGCTATTGTTGGCGGCTTAGGCATGGGACCGGGAGCCAATATTGGAGATAATTGCGCGATTTTTGAAGCCACCCACGGAACGGCACCCAAACATGCGGGACTCGATAGAATTAATCCAGGATCGCTAATTCTTTCTGGCGCGATGATGCTAGAGTATATGGGCTGGCAGGAAGCCGCCGATTTGATTAAGAAAGGCATTGGGGGAGCGATCGCCAATCGACAAGTTACTTACGATCTCGCCCGCTTAATGATTCCCGCAGTTGACCCTCCCTTGAAATGTTCTGAGTTTGCCCAAGCTATTATCGACCATTTCAACGATTAA
- a CDS encoding tetratricopeptide repeat protein → MSRRSRSDIPVFNLLSIGHRGVGKTVFLAGSYTELLANRQKEGSQFWWLEFRDSQGRENIEGILEYVARTGQYPPPTMKITDFNFALKHRQRQEEKTSCYFRWWDVPGESCNLQNPDFQKMVLSSHGCCVFFNGKALVHNPRYLETIEEPIKQIVAIASLVNQHGLDYPFALIFTQCDLLEPGPISQLQIEANLQPLLARLDAVNAKYQRFYSAIPIVSNQGQYRLKAVGASASIVWLLSELNKTHQFQGQIPLESGLKRSVPANKRSSVASSRKFVPLLLMSSLGLLAVSAALFFAVNGAFGPAQTPEQQLTQQYERILEKDPANFAALTNLADLYIQQKQLDKAIPVLEKIVEQPTKSFDLHFILADIYAAKGDKDREEKVYDRVLAQQANNFDALIKKAVLRVERGDEATAKTLFAKAENIAPTEDLKAQVRSLAQRALK, encoded by the coding sequence ATGAGTAGGCGATCTCGGTCTGACATACCAGTATTTAATCTCCTGAGCATCGGTCATCGGGGCGTAGGCAAAACAGTTTTTCTCGCTGGCAGCTATACGGAGCTGTTAGCTAATCGGCAGAAAGAAGGTTCTCAATTTTGGTGGCTGGAGTTTCGGGATAGTCAGGGAAGAGAAAATATCGAAGGGATTCTGGAATACGTGGCGCGAACGGGTCAGTATCCCCCGCCGACGATGAAAATTACGGATTTTAACTTTGCTCTGAAACATCGCCAGCGGCAGGAAGAAAAAACGAGCTGCTATTTTCGCTGGTGGGACGTTCCGGGCGAATCCTGTAACTTGCAGAACCCCGACTTTCAAAAAATGGTTCTGAGTTCCCATGGCTGCTGTGTCTTTTTTAATGGAAAGGCATTGGTTCACAATCCAAGATACCTAGAGACGATCGAGGAACCAATCAAACAGATAGTTGCCATTGCTTCGTTGGTTAACCAGCATGGCTTAGATTATCCCTTTGCGCTGATTTTTACCCAATGCGATTTGCTCGAACCCGGTCCAATCAGTCAACTGCAAATCGAAGCAAACTTGCAACCGCTGCTTGCTCGCCTCGATGCCGTCAACGCAAAGTATCAAAGGTTTTATTCGGCAATCCCGATTGTCTCCAACCAAGGGCAGTATAGATTAAAAGCAGTGGGAGCATCCGCCTCCATCGTCTGGCTGCTCTCGGAGTTGAATAAAACCCATCAGTTTCAGGGACAAATTCCCTTGGAGAGTGGCTTAAAACGAAGCGTGCCTGCCAACAAACGCTCGTCGGTGGCGAGTTCTCGCAAATTCGTGCCGCTTCTGCTGATGTCGAGTCTCGGCTTGCTAGCAGTCAGCGCTGCTTTGTTCTTTGCCGTCAATGGAGCGTTCGGTCCGGCGCAAACGCCAGAACAACAATTGACTCAGCAGTACGAGCGCATTCTAGAGAAAGACCCCGCTAATTTTGCCGCTTTAACCAATCTAGCCGACCTCTATATACAGCAAAAGCAGTTGGACAAAGCAATTCCTGTATTGGAGAAGATCGTCGAGCAGCCGACTAAGAGCTTCGATTTGCACTTCATTCTGGCTGATATTTATGCAGCCAAAGGGGATAAGGATCGGGAGGAAAAGGTCTACGATCGCGTACTCGCCCAACAAGCCAATAATTTTGATGCACTAATTAAAAAAGCCGTTTTGCGCGTCGAGCGAGGCGATGAAGCGACAGCGAAAACGCTTTTTGCGAAAGCCGAGAATATAGCTCCGACTGAGGATTTAAAAGCTCAGGTTCGCTCTCTCGCCCAGCGCGCTCTTAAATAA